One stretch of Echeneis naucrates chromosome 11, fEcheNa1.1, whole genome shotgun sequence DNA includes these proteins:
- the ash1l gene encoding histone-lysine N-methyltransferase ASH1L isoform X2: protein MDQKIQGRTATPPPLLSGAPTGEREKEGGVGKKEEEEEKKRDREKESAATVSAGTGGMGASVPGGGTGDQSHFSIKESSLSEGNVKLKIQAKRMKKPPKILENYVCRPAFRATVRHTGRGGGSARGNRSGDTGDGPGGQNQSPSQGRDKEREKSPSVNRPAPLSSTPSAKAPTPPPPTPPPASTTSLSPSQVNGSAPAKRVPPKLDCKSDTKSDTKGSITTSERPLNLHRPPPESKTHPSVKKTQTPLLNPRTSSPSPPLLASKEPSYEGVKPPQYTYSTESQRDKDKSVQNWGAPTVTEKLAQLIATCPPSKTPKPAKPTKIDPTPPLPSSGFMAPTAKQRDRAMANRNTYSRMVHLSPPPPVSRPPGRPYGSRNKDSVMENSPSLTPLRKEDTDGSGKASSSSNNISNIMNMNSSNSSSRSSSPLTYGSNRLSAMSKDSNNDNSNSSISKPQSRPAHCQPHTTSLPSCPISSSSTTSAEQRTVSAVSHLGSPAPSQGHHARESPALAEESSAREREQDRDSPRDLTKCPPPTGTGKSEGKDKGVNNQSLRVERGKSSSPSKRSPNRDSSRPSRTISPPEPLRQRAPSPPEPDGDESPQTPLRDDSPDSSIDSPAEQDSKPFKKRRARKPRWSRIMNKTQIQRTGQDSPFDQSKTIMPLPSSLEMPTPPVKRPVGRPPNPNKVKPNPVAQSPVSQLFPPQPKKRGRPKSKMPRLDALAHGHPPTKLAPCKVFSSLLKSKEEQDPPVLHPEVDLNPPKPMPRKRGRPKRLPPTLPQEGQPPTLAPEAGDIGDKRFRSKGNGQLIMKTIIGKINKMKSVKRKRILSQILLGPRTEETPKGTTSGMVGSVEAATQSLSTLAASFGGKLGPQINVSKKGTIYMGKRRGRKPKAVTTATATTPPPDSFLSPNTTSPLHHHQSQSQQHHQLSSSEVFPSPSLSQSSGGHSPISDASFVEPGSVHFASHAHYSNSHHSHSTFSFPPPTFSAPNPRNPGLGSTSSSMGSAASQKKSSCRGYHHHHHHYRQHYHYHKLSPPRPLHPTSPAPLSELKEATPSPVSESHSEETVPSDSGIGTDNNSTSDRGEKAGGPGGLGGIGMPPGMGSGLLMPGVIGSTMGPGVGLNSRGRRRHSTMLMEHPSPSPSPHGARSSPDPRRPHPAAPASSLMGHKEKHKHKCKRRSHGCPGYDKLKRQKRKRKKKYLQLRSRRHDPDFLAELDEIVVRLSEIRIAHRTTGHRLGSGIGIAAGTSRVPGVGSRTGGGIGGTGGPPPHHYVHRDLLPTIFRVNFGSFYSHPAYSCDPLHYVRKPDMKKKRGRPPKLRESMSEVPFVPGLGFPLSSGGFYHPSYSVPYSSGPLGLGYYRGYPPASALYPHPHHQSPHTATSHHSHHSPSFPPPPPTSYMHHHHPSHLLLNPSKFHKKKHKLLRQEFLGGGRSPVLYPPMSSELSFNWHHKHKHRHKHRERCAEDDREETTRSASGNRANAGISDSGASGKERVGSLGMAESLQRCRFGRDTSNTNASKQTTATSANSPSSSSSSSAERYKRKDSSMSCLGPSRLALGSTSKSHHPVESWFRMGTSEADYSKLSRGHVAPGQGPFSDGRTEEPTGCSDSEDEEPHTPTEDVEPVGHESPNLTNLFASALTRTTLKGARSRKTEVVPESSSFSRLDRQMRKDRSTSSERRELGSSNIQTRGVAPPTPEGPEGSLHHRQQHYHQSSLFHSHGAASTSLSPSQDCCLDASLPHHSHRAQPSKHSLHHVNKILRAKKLQRQARTGNNVVKKRGPGRPRKHPLPSPPPTPPPVVDLNQARHRDRGVERPAGVRGWEGDTVTDAIESVVQGQRRKGQKRKHWEQEGDEEEEEEEEDGEVEESEERLPDREEKLGNLVARSRTGTGRSWLTQEELQHFRGSMESKPDGHCSPERPGPVSREQAPPMPITSQREKRPARPPKKKFQKAGLYSDVYKTEDPRSQLLQLKKEKLEYIPGEHEYGLFPAPIHVGKYLRQKRIDFQLPYDILWLWKHDQLYKRPDVPLYKKIRSNVYVDVKPLSGYETTTCNCRLPEDTEKGCLDDCLNRMSFAECSPSTCPCGDQCDNQHIQRHEWVQCLERFRAEGKGWGIRTKEPLRSGQFIIEYLGEVVSEQEFRSRMMEQYYSHSGHYCLNLDSGMVIDSYRMGNEARFINHSCEPNCEMQKWSVNGVYRIGLFALKDITSGTELTYDYNFHSFNTEEQQVCKCGSESCRGIIGGKSQRINGLPGKTGGNRRLGRLKEKRKSKHHLKKREEESSDSNKVYSHLMKPMSNRERNFVLKHRVFLLRNWEKMREKQELLKREGERERDASGLSIYTRWGGVIRDDGNIKSDVFLTQFSALQTSRSVRTRRLAAAEENTEVTRTARLAHIFKEICDMITSYKDSAGQTLAAPLVNLPSRKRNSQYYEKVSDPLDLSTIEKQILTGHYKTVEAFDADMLKVFRNAEKYYGRKSSVGRDVCRLRKAYYSARHEAAVQIDEIVGETASEADSSDSLERDHGHHHHGGGGSGSHDKDDDVIRCICGMYKDEGLMIQCEKCMVWQHFDCMRLETEVEHYLCEQCDPRPIDREVPMLPQPSYAQAGSVYYICLLRDDLLLHQGDCVYLMRDSRRAPEGQPVRQSYRLLSHINRDKLDIFRIEKLWKNEKGERFAFGHHYFRPHETHHSPSRRFYQNELFRMPLYEIIPLEAVVGTCCVLDLYTYCKGRPKGVKEQDVYICDYRLDKSAHLFYKIHRNRYPVCTKPYAFNHFPKRLTPKRDFSPHYVPDNYKRNGGRSAWKSERPKGAGGCEDDGSSCDRGEDFLPETEEGRGVEDDIDMAPEDPELLSAKPRRSEREGEGDEDEEDEEEEEEGHEAEERKELEEVSTERIGEMLELPSSSASSPLHHPALGRREAQRERLNKILLDLLHRTPNKNAIDVTYLLEEGAGRRLRRRTLGFGDFVGRK, encoded by the exons ATGGATCAGAAAATTCAGGGGAGAACCGCAACTCCCCCCCCTCTTCTCTCAGGTGCTCCCACAGGGGAgcgagagaaggagggaggagttggaaagaaagaagaggaggaggagaagaagagagacagagagaaggagagtgcTGCCACTGTCTCAGCTGGTACCGGAGGGATGGGTGCAAGTGTTCCTGGAGGTGGTACTGGCGACCAGTCCCACTTCTCCATCAAAGAGAGCAGCCTGTCAGAGGGTAATGTCAAACTTAAGATTCAAGCAAAACGCATGAAGAAGCCACCTAAGATCCTGGAGAATTATGTATGCCGACCAGCATTCAGGGCCACTGTGAGGCATACAGGACGAGGAGGAGGCAGTGCTCGTGGAAACCGGTCAGGGGATACAGGTGATGGGCCAGGCGGTCAAAACCAGAGTCCTTCACAAGGCAGGgataaagagagggagaaaagccCCAGTGTCAACAGACCAGCCCCGTTGTCTTCAACCCCCTCTGCTAAAGCTCCAACACcacctcctcctactcctcctcccgCCAGCACTACCAGTCTGTCACCCTCCCAAGTAAATGGGAGCGCTCCAGCAAAAAGG GTTCCACCTAAGTTGGATTGCAAGTCTGATACAAAGTCGGACACAAAAGGATCCATCACCACATCTGAGAGACCCCTTAACCTTCACCGACCTCCACCAGAAAGTAAAACTCATCCCTCTGTGAAGAAAACGCAGACTCCACTTCTCAACCCCCGGacatcctctccttctcctccactaCTGGCATCAAAAGAACCCAGCTATGAAGGTGTCAAACCACCTCAATACACCTACAGCACTGAAAGTCAGAGAGACAAGGACAAGAGTGTTCAAAACTGGGGAGCACCCACAGTCACAGAAAAATTGGCTCAACTCATAGCAACATGCCCACCATCAAAGACCCCAAAGCCAGCCAAACCCACCAAGATTGACCCCACTCCTCCTCTCCCAAGCTCAGGCTTTATGGCCCCCACAGCCAAGCAGCGAGACAGGGCCATGGCCAATAGGAACACTTACTCAAGAATGGTCCATCTTTCTCCACCGCCTCCTGTATCCAGACCACCTGGTCGGCCCTATGGTTCAAGGAACAAAGACAGTGTTATGGAAAATTCACCCAGCTTGACACCACTGAGGAAGGAGGACACAGATGGTTCTGGGAAAGCAAGTAGCAGCAGTAACAACATCAGCAACATCATGAACATGAACAGCAGTAACAGCAGTAGTCGCAGCAGCAGCCCACTGACATATGGCAGTAATCGCCTGTCAGCCATGTCAAAGGACAGCAACaatgacaacagcaacagtaGCATTTCTAAGCCACAGTCACGTCCTGCTCACTGTCAGCCTCACACCACATCTTTGCCTTCCTGTCCCATTTCATCCTCTTCCACCACCTCAGCTGAGCAGAGGACAGTGAGTGCTGTGAGTCACCTGGGTTCCCCTGCACCTTCACAAGGACACCATGCACGCGAGAGTCCTGCCCTGGCAGAGGAAAGCAGTGCtagggagagagagcaggacaGGGACAGCCCCAGAGACTTAACCAAGTGCCCTCCCCCAACAGGAACAGGAAAGTCAGAAGGGAAAGACAAAGGGGTCAATAATCAGTCACTGCGAGTTGAGAGGGGCAAGAGCTCCAGTCCAAGTAAACGAAGTCCCAACCGGGATAGTAGCCGACCTAGTCGTACTATCAGTCCCCCAGAGCCTTTAAGACAAAGGGCACCTTCTCCTCCAGAGCCAGATGGTGATGAAAGCCCACAGACCCCTCTTAGAGATGATTCTCCAGATTCATCTATTGACTCCCCAGCAGAGCAGGACAGCAAACCCTTTAAAAAACGCCGGGCAAGGAAACCACGTTGGTCCCGTATAATGAACAAGACGCAGATTCAAAGAACAGGCCAGGACAGTCCCTTTGACCAGAGTAAAACCATCATGCCTTTACCTTCAAGCCTGGAAATGCCCACTCCACCAGTTAAAAGACCTGTGGGCAGGCCTCCCAACCCAAATAAGGTCAAACCAAATCCTGTGGCACAAAGTCCAGTGTCACAGCTCTTCCCACCTCAGCCTAAGAAAAGGGGAAGACCAAAGTCTAAAATGCCAAGGCTTGACGCCCTGGCCCATGGGCACCCACCTACCAAACTGGCCCCCTGCAAGGTCTTTTCGTCTTTACTCAAGTCCAAAGAAGAGCAGGACCCTCCTGTTCTTCATCCAGAGGTGGACCTGAACCCCCCTAAACCTATGCCTAGAAAACGTGGCCGTCCCAAGCGCCTTCCCCCTACCTTACCACAGGAGGGTCAGCCTCCCACTTTGGCTCCAGAGGCAGGAGACATAGGAGACAAACGGTTCCGCAGCAAAGGAAACGGGCAGCTTATAATGAAGACTATAATAGGCAagatcaataaaatgaaaagtgtgaaaaGGAAGCGTATTCTTAGTCAAATCCTATTGGGTCCAAGAACAGAGGAGACCCCTAAAGGCACTACCAGTGGGATGGTTGGCTCTGTGGAAGCTGCCACCCAATCACTGTCCACCCTAGCTGCTTCTTTTGGAGGAAAACTAGGTCCACAAATTAATGTCAGTAAAAAGGGCACAATATATATGGGTAAGCGGAGAGGCCGTAAACCAAAAGCAGTGACTACTGCCACAGCTACTACGCCACCACCAGATTCCTTTCTGTCCCCTAACACAACTTCTCCTCTCCATCACCATCAATCACAGTCCCAGCAGCACCACCAACTCTCTAGTTCAGAGGtctttccctccccctccctctcacagTCTAGTGGAGGCCACAGTCCCATCAGTGATGCCAGCTTCGTCGAACCTGGCTCAGTGCACTTTGCAAGTCATGCTCACTATTCTAACTCCCATCATAGCCACAGTACattctccttccctcccccgACCTTTTCAGCTCCTAATCCTCGCAACCCAGGGCTGGGCTCGACCTCATCGTCTATGGGCTCAGCAGCTTCTCAGAAAAAGTCATCTTGCCGTGgttaccatcatcatcaccaccattaCAGGCAGCACTACCATTATCATAAGCTTTCCCCTCCCAGGCCGCTCCATCCCACCTCCCCTGCTCCCCTGAGTGAGCTAAAGGAAGCCACTCCGTCACCAGTCAGTGAGTCACACAGTGAGGAGACTGTGCCTAGTGACAGTGGTATAGGAACAGATAATAACAGCACCTCGGACCGCGGTGAAAAAGCTGGGGGGCCAGGTGGCTTAGGTGGAATTGGAATGCCACCCGGGATGGGCAGCGGATTATTAATGCCAGGGGTCATTGGTTCAACTATGGGCCCAGGGGTAGGCCTTAATTCCAGAGGCAGACGGCGACACTCCACTATGCTTATGGAACATCCTTCACCCTCTCCATCACCCCACGGGGCAAGATCATCACCTGACCCCAGGAGACCGCACCCAGCAGCCCCCGCTTCATCCTTAATGGGACATAAGGAGAAGCATAAGCACAAGTGTAAACGACGCAGCCATGGTTGTCCTGGCTACGACAAactaaagagacaaaaaaggaaacgCAAGAAGAAGTACCTGCAGCTGCGCTCCCGCAGACATGACCCAGACTTTCTTGCTGAGCTGGATGAGATTGTCGTGAGGCTAAGTGAAATACGTATAGCACACCGTACCACAGGGCACCGGCTTGGCAGTGGTATAGGCATAGCAGCAGGAACAAGCAGAGTACCAGGGGTGGGAAGCAGGACCGGTGGTGGCATAGGAGGCACGGGtggtcctcctcctcatcattatGTCCACAGGGACCTTCTGCCTACTATCTTCAGGGTTAACTTCGGCAGCTTTTACTCCCATCCTGCATACTCTTGTGACCCGTTGCACTATGTTCGTAAACCAGACATGAAGAAGAAACGAGGACGACCTCCAAAACTGCGGGAGTCCATGTCTGAGGTTCCCTTTGTACCTGGGCTTGGATTCCCACTCTCCAGTGGAGGTTTCTACCACCCCTCATACAGTGTTCCTTATTCCTCTGGGCCTCTGGGTTTGGGCTATTACAGAGGCTATCCTCCAGCTAGTGCCCTGTATCCTCACCCACACCATCAGTCACCACACACAGCCACGTCCCACCACTCTCACCACTCACcttctttcccccctcctccccccacatCCTATATGCATCATCACCACCCCTCACATCTCCTGCTGAACCCCTCCaaatttcacaagaaaaaacatAAGCTGCTCAGGCAGGAGTTCCTGGGAGGAGGAAGGTCCCCTGTCCTTTACCCACCCATGTCCTCTGAGCTTTCCTTCAACTGGcaccacaaacataaacacagacataaacacagagaGCGCTGTGctgaagatgacagagaggaaacaacaaGAAGTGCATCAGGGAACCGGGCTAATGCAGGGATTTCTGACAGTGGAGCATCAGGGAAAGAGCGAGTTGGCAGTTTGGGAATGGCAGAGTCTCTACAACGGTGTCGCTTTGGAAGAGACACCTCCAATACCAATGCCAGCAAGCAAACTACTGCCACTTCTGCCAactccccttcttcttcttcatcttcatctgcagaAAGGTACAAGCGCAAAGACAGCTCCATGTCTTGTCTAGGGCCCTCCAGACTTGCATTGGGTAGTACCTCAAAAAGCCACCACCCAGTAGAATCCTGGTTCAGGATGGGCACCTCTGAAGCAGACTACTCTAAGCTTTCAAGGGGTCATGTGGCACCTGGTCAGGGTCCCTTCTCAGATGGACGGACTGAAGAACCAACAGGCTGCTCAGATAGCGAGGACGAGGAGCCTCACACCCCTACAGAGGATGTAGAGCCTGTAGGCCACGAGTCTCCTAATCTTACAAATTTGTTTGCTTCTGCCCTTACCCGCACTACGCTGAAGGGGGCCAGGAGCAGGAAGACTGAGGTAGTCCCGGAGAGCTCCAGCTTTTCCCGTCTGGACCGGCAAATGAGGAAAGACCGCTCAACATCATCTGAGAGGAGAGAGTTGG GGTCATCAAATATTCAGACAAGAGGTGTTGCCCCACCAACCCCTGAAGGACCTGAAGGATCCCTGCACCATCGGCAGCAGCACTATCACCAATCCTCTCTATTTCACTCCCACGGCGCTGCCTCCacctccctgtctccctctcaggACTGTTGCCTGGATGCCTCTCTGCCCCACCACTCCCATCGGGCACAGCCATCTAAACACAGCTTGCACCATGTCAACAAAATCCTACGGGCCAAGAAGCTACAGAGACAAGCTCGCACAGGAAACAATGTGGTGAAGAAGAGGGGTCCTGGGCGTCCCAGGAAACACCCATTACCCTCTCCACCGCCAACCCCGCCCCCTGTCGTTGATTTGAATCAGGCTCGGCACAGGGACAGAGGGGTTGAACGGCCAGCAGGAGTTAGGGGATGGGAGGGTGACACCGTTACAGATGCTATCGAGTCAGTAGTCCAGGGACAGCGCAGAAAAGGCCAGAAGAGGAAGCACTGGGAACAAGAGGgggatgaggaagaagaggaggaagaagaggatgggGAGGTAGAAGAATCTGAGGAGCGATTGCCAGACAGGGAGGAGAAACTTGGCAATTTAGTGGCAAGGTCCAGAACTGGGACAGGAAGAAGCTGGCTTACTCAGGAAGAGCTCCAGCACTTTCGTGG GTCAATGGAAAGCAAGCCAGATGGCCACTGCTCCCCGGAACGCCCAGGCCCCGTCTCCAGGGAACAAGCTCCACCCATGCCCATAACCAGCCAACGGGAGAAGAGACCAGCCAGACCTCCAAAGAAAAAGTTTCAGAAGGCGGGACTTTACTCTGACGTATACAAGACTGAAGA TCCTCGGAGCCAGCTTCTGCAGctaaaaaaagagaagctggaATACATACCTGGAGAACATGAGTATGGGCTGTTTCCAGCTCCTATACATGTCG gGAAGTACCTAAGACAGAAGCGTATTGATTTCCAGTTGCCTTATGACATCTTATGGCTGTGGAAACATGATCAG ctttaCAAGAGGCCGGATGTCCCTCTTTATAAAAAGATCAGGTCTA ATGTCTATGTGGATGTGAAGCCTCTTTCTGGTTATGAAACAACTACATGCAACTGTAGACTTCCTGAGGATACTGAAAAAGGCTGCCTGGATGATTGCCTGAATAG GATGAGCTTTGCTGAGTGCTCTCCTAGCACATGTCCATGTGGTGATCAGTGTGACAACCAGCACATCCAGAGACATGAGTGGGTGCAGTGTCTGGAGCGATTCCGCGCTGAGGGGAAGGGCTGGGGCATCCGCACCAAAGAACCTCTTCGCTCTGGACAGTTTATCATCGAGTACTTGGGAGAGGTGGTTAGCGAACAGGAGTTCAG GAGCCGTATGATGGAGCAGTACTACTCACACAGCGGCCACTACTGTCTGAATCTGGATAGCGGCATGGTGATTGACAGCTACCGAATGGGCAATGAAGCACGCTTCATAAACCACAGCTGTGAACCCAACTGTGAGATGCAGAAGTG GTCAGTGAATGGGGTCTACAGAATTGGTCTCTTTGCGTTGAAGGACATCACCAGCGGCACTGAACTCACCTACGACTACAACTTCCATTCCTTCAACACTGAAGAGCAG CAAGTTTGTAAGTGTGGCTCAGAGAGCTGCCGGGGCATCATCGGAGGCAAAAGCCAGCGGATTAACGGCCTACCTGGGAAGACTGGAGGGAATCGGCGGCTTGGTCGGCTTAAGGAAAAGAGGAAGTCAAAACACCACCTCAAGAAACGA GAAGAAGAGTCGAGTGACAGCAACAAGGTTTACTCTCATCTAATGAAGCCTATGTCCAACAGAGAAAG AAACTTTGTGCTGAAGCACCGAGTGTTTCTTCTGAGGAATTGggagaaaatgagggagaaacaggagctgctgaagagagagggggagagagagagggatgccAGCGGTCTGTCCATTTACACCCGCTGGGGAGGAGTGATCCGAGACGATGGCAACATTAAGTCAG ATGTGTTCCTGACGCAGTTCTCAGCCCTGCAGACATCACGATCAGTTCGTACACGGAgacttgctgctgctgaggaaaacacagaagTCACACGCACTGCTCGTCTTGCACACATCTTCAAGGAGATATGTGACATGATCACCAGCTACAAGG ATTCAGCTGGCCAGACACTAGCTGCTCCGCTAGTGAACCTTCCATCACGAAAGCG GAACAGCCAGTACTATGAGAAAGTGTCTGACCCACTGGACCTGAGCACCATTGAGAAGCAAATCCTCACCGGCCACTACAAGACTGTTGAAGCGTTCGATGCAGACATGCTCAAAGTTTTCCGCAATGCTGAG AAATATTATGGCAGGAAGTCTTCGGTGGGCAGGGATGTATGTCGGTTGCGGAAAGCCTACTACAGTGCTCGTCACGAAGCTGCTGTCCAGATTGATGAGATTGTGGGCGAGACTGCCAGCGAAGCTGACAGCTCAGATTCGCTAGAGCGGGACCATGGCCATCACCAccacggaggaggaggatcgGGGTCCCACGACAAGGACGATGACGTTATCCGTTGCATCTGTGGAATGTACAAGGACGAAGGCCTGATGATCCAGTGTGAAAAGTGCATG GTGTGGCAGCACTTTGACTGTATGCGGCTGGAGACTGAGGTGGAACACTACCTGTGTGAGCAGTGTGACCCTCGACCTATTGACAGG GAAGTTCCCATGTTACCCCAGCCCAGCTACGCCCAGGCTGGCTCTGTGTATTATATCTGCCTCCTTAGAGATGACCTATTGTTACATCAAG GCGATTGCGTGTATCTGATGAGAGACAGCAGACGTGCACCTGAGGGCCAGCCTGTCAGACAGTCTTACAGGCTCTTGTCTCACATCAACAGAGATAAGCTCGACATCTTCCGAATAGAGAAACTCTGGAAGAATGAAAA GGGTGAAAGGTTTGCCTTTGGTCACCACTACTTCCGTCCTCATGAGACGCACCATTCTCCATCGCGGCGGTTCTACCAGAACGAGTTATTCCGCATGCCGCTGTATGAGATCATCCCCCTGGAGGCTGTGGTGGGAACATGTTGTGTCCTCGATCTCTATACTTATTGCAAGG GGCGGCCGAAGGGTGTGAAAGAACAGGATGTGTACATCTGTGATTACCGCTTAGACAAGTCAGCTCACCTGTTCTACAAAATCCATCGAAACCGCTATCCAGTCTGCACCAAGCCATATGCCTTCAACCACTTCCCCAAGCGGCTCACGCCCAAAAGAGACTTCTCG cctcaTTATGTTCCTGACAACTACAAGAGAAATGGGGGCCGCTCGGCATGGAAGAGTGAACGGCCCAAAGGAGCTGGAGGCTGCGAGGACGATGGCTCTTCCTGTGACCGGGGTGAAGACTTCCTGCCTGAGACAGAAGAGGGTAGAGGGGTCGAGGATGATATAGACATGGCTCCAGAGGATCCAGAACTTCTCTCAGCGAAGCCCAGGAGATCGGAGCGAGAAGGGGAaggagatgaagatgaggaagacgaagaggaggaagaggaagggcaCGAAGCTGAAGAGCgcaaagagctggaggaggtttCAACTGAGAGGATAGGGGAGATGCTTGAACTCCCATCCTCCTCAGCATCCTCACCTTTACACCACCCAGCACTAGGCAGGAGGGAGGCCCAAAGGGAACGACTTAACAAAATTCTGCTGGATCTTCTGCACAGAACACCCAACAAGAATG CCATAGATGTCACCTATCTCTTGGAGGAAGGGGCAGGCCGGCGGCTACGGCGAAGGACGCTTGGATTTGGTGATTTCGTTGGGAGGAAATAA